The Dehalogenimonas sp. 4OHTPN genome window below encodes:
- a CDS encoding DNA polymerase ligase N-terminal domain-containing protein: MKNQDKLSEYKAKRDFQKTAEPPPETAAPSEKPVFVVQKHAASRLHYDLRLEIDGVLKSWAVPKGPSMDPEVKHLAVPTEDHPMAYGGFEGTIPQGEYGAGTVMVWDTGTYRNIKAEKPRPESMAESFDEGRIEVFLEGKKLAGRFALIKTARGWLFFKMKDEYARAGDITAEAPDSAISGRNLEQITAGR; the protein is encoded by the coding sequence ATGAAAAATCAGGACAAACTCAGTGAATACAAAGCCAAGCGGGACTTCCAGAAGACCGCCGAACCGCCGCCGGAAACCGCCGCGCCGTCTGAAAAGCCGGTATTCGTCGTTCAAAAGCATGCCGCTTCCCGCCTGCATTACGATCTGCGCCTGGAGATCGACGGCGTACTGAAGAGCTGGGCGGTGCCCAAGGGGCCGTCAATGGACCCGGAGGTCAAGCACCTGGCGGTGCCCACCGAGGATCATCCCATGGCCTATGGCGGTTTTGAAGGAACGATACCGCAGGGTGAATACGGCGCCGGTACGGTCATGGTCTGGGACACCGGCACCTACCGGAATATTAAAGCCGAGAAACCCAGGCCGGAGTCGATGGCGGAATCATTCGACGAGGGCAGAATAGAAGTGTTTCTCGAGGGCAAAAAACTGGCGGGGCGTTTCGCGCTGATCAAGACCGCCCGCGGCTGGCTGTTTTTCAAAATGAAAGATGAATACGCCCGCGCCGGCGATATCACCGCCGAGGCGCCGGACTCGGCCATTTCCGGCCGAAATCTGGAACAAATCACCGCCGGCCGGTGA
- a CDS encoding R3H domain-containing nucleic acid-binding protein, translating to MPNQITDDLGALLDMLPPEIRRPLGQQTDLAQLLEVVMDLGRVPEARFPGREIILRPEEISEEDIDYVTARVSAFGGDNRAGIERTLHRISAIRNRKGKIIGLTCRVGRAVFGTIKIIEDLIQSGSSVLLLGRPGVGKTTMLREVARVLADDLKKRVVIVDTSNEIAGDGDIPHPAIGRARRMQVSEPDRQHAVMIEAVENHMPEVIVIDEIGTELEALAARTIAERGVQLVGTAHGNTLENLMQNPTLADLIGGIQAVTLGDEEARRRGTQKTVLERKAPPTFDIIVEIQERDRVAVHGNTSEAVDAILRGIPEATEIRSIDDNGLVTTTSAQPDTDHPERAHRLPSPAAADTPRLYLFGINRSRLEQVAEEMRVSLNITERLSDAGMLVTSKNYFRRRPQRIRDAEAHNLPVYVLKSHTPAQFRQFLGMLSRREPEIAQESGALDQAIMEAEEAVHRVKSGNDKVELSPQGAYIRRLQHLVAERANLKSGSEGREPNRRVNIFKE from the coding sequence TTGCCGAACCAGATTACGGACGACCTGGGAGCCCTGCTCGATATGCTGCCGCCGGAAATCCGGCGGCCGCTTGGCCAGCAAACCGATTTAGCCCAACTGCTTGAAGTTGTCATGGATCTCGGACGGGTGCCTGAGGCACGGTTCCCCGGCCGGGAAATCATCCTCCGGCCTGAAGAAATCTCCGAAGAGGACATCGATTACGTTACCGCCCGAGTCAGCGCCTTCGGCGGCGACAACCGCGCCGGCATCGAACGCACATTACACCGCATCTCGGCCATCAGAAACCGAAAAGGCAAAATCATCGGTCTGACCTGCCGGGTCGGGCGGGCGGTGTTCGGGACGATTAAGATCATCGAGGACCTGATTCAATCTGGCAGCAGCGTCCTGCTTCTGGGCAGGCCGGGCGTCGGCAAGACCACCATGCTGCGGGAGGTGGCCCGCGTCCTGGCCGATGACTTAAAAAAGCGCGTCGTTATCGTTGACACTTCCAACGAGATAGCCGGAGACGGCGATATCCCCCATCCGGCGATCGGCCGCGCCCGCCGCATGCAGGTGTCCGAACCCGACCGGCAGCACGCGGTGATGATCGAGGCGGTTGAAAACCACATGCCGGAAGTCATCGTGATAGACGAGATCGGCACCGAGCTTGAAGCTTTAGCCGCCCGGACTATCGCCGAGCGCGGCGTGCAGCTAGTAGGCACCGCCCACGGCAACACCCTGGAAAATCTGATGCAGAACCCGACGCTGGCGGATCTGATCGGCGGCATCCAGGCGGTAACCCTGGGCGACGAGGAAGCCAGGCGACGCGGCACTCAAAAAACAGTCCTGGAGCGTAAGGCGCCGCCGACTTTTGATATCATCGTCGAAATTCAGGAAAGAGACCGGGTGGCGGTTCACGGCAACACTTCAGAAGCGGTTGACGCTATACTGCGCGGTATCCCGGAAGCGACCGAGATCCGTTCCATCGATGACAACGGCCTGGTCACCACCACTTCAGCCCAGCCGGATACCGATCATCCCGAACGAGCCCACCGCCTGCCTTCGCCGGCGGCGGCGGACACACCCAGGCTGTATCTTTTCGGGATCAATCGAAGCCGCCTGGAACAGGTCGCCGAAGAAATGCGGGTAAGTCTCAACATCACCGAGCGCCTGAGCGATGCCGGGATGCTGGTCACCTCAAAGAATTATTTCCGCCGCCGGCCGCAGCGGATACGGGACGCCGAGGCGCACAACCTGCCGGTCTATGTCCTTAAGAGCCATACCCCCGCCCAGTTCCGCCAGTTCCTCGGCATGCTGTCCCGCCGGGAGCCGGAGATAGCCCAGGAATCCGGCGCTTTGGATCAGGCGATAATGGAAGCTGAAGAAGCGGTACACCGGGTCAAAAGCGGCAACGACAAAGTTGAGTTATCCCCTCAGGGCGCCTACATCCGCCGGCTGCAGCACCTGGTTGCCGAACGCGCCAACCTGAAATCTGGCAGCGAGGGCCGCGAGCCCAACCGAAGGGTCAACATCTTCAAGGAGTGA
- the tmk gene encoding dTMP kinase produces the protein MPLFITFEGGEGSGKSTQAGLLAKRLEAQGVSVLLTCEPGGTELGDRISNLLKWGDGISISPIAELMLFNASRAELVSRVIKPALDAGQVVVSDRFADSSLVYQGYGRGLPLASVRAASSIAAQGLIPDITFLLDVPTEHGFARKGSAKTDRIEQEHADFHRRVRDGYLAAARAEPDRWVIVNGTLPEATVTEHIWQAVQARLSQRTG, from the coding sequence ATGCCCCTGTTTATTACCTTTGAAGGCGGCGAGGGCTCCGGCAAGAGCACTCAGGCCGGATTACTAGCCAAGCGCCTGGAAGCTCAAGGCGTCAGCGTATTATTGACCTGCGAGCCGGGCGGCACCGAGTTAGGCGACCGTATCTCAAATCTGCTCAAATGGGGCGACGGTATCTCCATCAGCCCGATTGCCGAGCTGATGTTATTCAATGCTTCCCGGGCTGAACTGGTGAGCCGGGTGATCAAACCAGCCCTGGATGCCGGTCAGGTGGTGGTCAGCGACAGGTTCGCCGACTCATCGCTGGTATATCAGGGCTACGGCCGGGGGCTGCCCCTTGCCTCTGTCAGAGCTGCATCATCGATCGCGGCTCAAGGATTAATACCGGACATCACCTTCTTGCTGGATGTCCCGACCGAACATGGTTTCGCCCGGAAAGGGTCGGCTAAAACTGATCGTATCGAACAAGAGCACGCCGATTTTCACCGCCGGGTTCGCGACGGCTACCTGGCAGCGGCGCGGGCTGAACCCGACCGCTGGGTCATCGTCAACGGAACGCTGCCTGAAGCAACCGTCACCGAGCATATTTGGCAGGCCGTCCAGGCAAGACTTTCACAACGAACTGGATAG
- the mnmA gene encoding tRNA 2-thiouridine(34) synthase MnmA: MIKPQAITAMSGGVDSSVSAMLLKRAGFSVLGLTMRLLGQTQEKAAERAAAVAEYLGIEHRVIDFTEKFQSSVIDYFCAEYAGGRTPNPCVVCNRQIKFGALLEAADSLGIRYLATGHYARIEPSASGYRLLEAADGAKDQSYFLYSLDQRQLGRALFPLGFLSKSQVRELAESAGLPSFPSESQDICFLGGQDYGSFLLNRADAAPGEIIEPGGKVIGRHRGLVHYTVGQRHGLGISSPVPKFVLGVEPATNRLIIGEEKDLYRHSARIQDVSWISGYPPSDASGLSARIRYRMRKVPLRSIEVFPDRTAALGFSEPVRGVAPGQSAVIYLGCEVLGGGIICA; encoded by the coding sequence GTGATCAAACCCCAGGCAATAACCGCGATGAGCGGCGGCGTGGACTCCTCCGTTAGCGCCATGCTCCTCAAACGAGCCGGTTTCTCCGTTCTCGGCCTGACGATGCGCCTCCTTGGCCAAACACAGGAAAAAGCCGCCGAGCGCGCCGCCGCGGTGGCTGAATACCTCGGCATCGAACACCGGGTCATTGATTTCACCGAGAAATTCCAATCCAGCGTTATCGACTATTTCTGCGCCGAATACGCCGGCGGGCGCACCCCGAATCCCTGTGTCGTCTGTAACAGGCAAATCAAATTCGGCGCTTTGCTGGAGGCGGCTGATTCACTCGGCATCAGGTACCTGGCGACCGGGCATTATGCCCGTATCGAGCCGTCTGCTTCAGGGTATCGCCTGCTTGAGGCCGCCGACGGGGCCAAAGACCAGTCATATTTCCTGTACAGCCTGGACCAGCGGCAGCTCGGCCGGGCCCTTTTTCCACTCGGCTTTTTGTCAAAATCACAAGTCCGGGAGCTGGCAGAATCAGCCGGACTGCCTTCGTTCCCAAGCGAAAGCCAGGACATTTGCTTTCTGGGCGGTCAGGATTACGGCTCGTTTTTATTGAACCGAGCCGATGCCGCGCCGGGTGAAATCATCGAACCGGGAGGCAAAGTGATCGGCAGGCACCGCGGGCTGGTTCATTATACCGTGGGCCAGCGCCACGGACTCGGCATTTCTTCCCCCGTGCCGAAATTCGTCCTCGGGGTTGAGCCAGCGACCAACCGGTTAATCATAGGTGAGGAAAAAGATCTTTATAGGCACAGCGCCAGGATTCAGGATGTCTCCTGGATCAGCGGATACCCCCCGTCGGACGCCTCCGGCTTATCCGCCAGGATCCGCTACCGGATGCGGAAAGTACCGCTGCGGTCTATTGAGGTGTTCCCCGACCGGACGGCGGCGCTCGGCTTTTCTGAGCCGGTGCGCGGCGTAGCGCCGGGCCAGTCCGCGGTTATCTACCTGGGGTGTGAAGTTCTGGGCGGGGGAATTATCTGCGCATGA
- a CDS encoding ribonuclease HII has protein sequence MKTGIDRYPEFREENLLRAQGISLIAGVDEAGRGCLAGPVVAGAVILTKRRRCGWLKDVRDSKLLPPEAREELFKAIVTDSLSFGAGIVSHCYIDAWGIVSATRLAMRLAIESLSVPPQALLIDYLTLPEIACPQKGIVDGDAKCVSIACASIVAKVTRDRLMARLDRRFSAYGFLRHKGYGTADHFERLDALGPSSIHRRSFAPVSDLRRLL, from the coding sequence ATGAAGACCGGCATTGACAGATACCCGGAGTTCAGGGAGGAGAACCTGCTCCGCGCCCAGGGAATCAGCCTCATCGCGGGCGTGGATGAAGCCGGCCGCGGCTGCCTGGCGGGCCCGGTGGTCGCCGGCGCGGTCATCCTGACCAAGCGGCGCCGTTGCGGGTGGCTGAAGGATGTCAGAGACAGCAAACTGCTGCCGCCGGAAGCGAGGGAGGAACTGTTCAAGGCAATTGTCACCGATTCTTTGAGCTTTGGCGCCGGCATCGTCTCCCATTGCTATATAGATGCCTGGGGTATCGTCTCAGCCACCCGGTTGGCGATGAGGCTGGCGATTGAAAGCCTGTCGGTGCCGCCGCAGGCGCTGCTGATTGATTATCTCACCCTGCCGGAAATAGCCTGTCCCCAAAAAGGGATCGTTGACGGCGACGCGAAGTGCGTTTCAATCGCCTGCGCCTCGATTGTGGCCAAAGTGACCAGGGACAGACTGATGGCGCGCCTGGACCGCCGGTTCAGCGCCTACGGTTTCTTAAGGCACAAGGGCTACGGCACGGCCGACCATTTCGAAAGATTGGATGCCCTCGGGCCTTCTTCAATCCACCGGCGGAGTTTCGCGCCGGTGTCGGACCTGCGAAGGTTATTGTGA